tcctgaggtgcatcaggaagagtgtgaccagcaggttgagggaggtcatcctgcccctctgctctggggaggccacagctggagcactgggaccagttctgggctccccagttcaagaaggacagggaactgctggagagggtacagcagagggctatgaagatcatgaggggactagaacacctctgttatggggaaaggctgagagacttgggtctgtttagtctggagaagactgagggggggatctcatcaacacctataaatacttaaagggtgggtgtcaggaggatggggccagtcttttttcagtggtgcccaggaacaggacaggagggaacaggcacaaactggaacacgggaagttccacctaaacatgaggaggaacttctttcctgtgagggtggcagagccctggaacaggtggtggagtctccttctctggagacattcaaacccctcctggacacgttcctgtgggacctgctctaagtgaccctgctgtggcggggggttggaggagatgatctccagaggtcccttccaagcccatgtgATTCCACCAACTCCAAGCCAGCGAAGTCCCACTGACAGAATCAAGCCCACCCTGAGAATGTCTTTTCACTTCCCATTACTGTAAGAAGAGTTTCATTTTGAGGCCATGCAGCTCACAAACTGAGGCAAGGACAAAAAATCCTGCCTTTGGCATAAAGCTTCAGCTCTCCTGCCACAAGAATTCCCACTCAAAAAATAAGCACTTCCAATTTGTGTTACTAAAATTATATTTGTTGCAGGTGGTGGTGAAATATCCCACCCAGAACCAATACACCTGGGTGCGTGGCCCCCACTGAAACACTCcctattagggaaaaaaataattcggTTTTTAAATCCCTTTTCAGTTCAGGCCTTCAGAACGGCACTGAGACAGCTGAGGGtaaaggatattttatttttttttatttattttttttttttatttaaaatcagcATTGCCACTGGAGAAAAATTAAGCTACCAGCCTTTTGCTAAGGAGTGCTCATGGATTAGGTCTGAACACAGGAAAGGGGAGTTTCCCCCACACCCTGGTGACATTCAAACACTAACGCGCAAAAACACACCATTTTAAAGCCCGGTTCGTACCGCCATAAACCGACAGACAACACCGAGAGGAACACTCTTTCTCGACCCTCGACAAAAAGAATACAAACTGTAGTTTACTGAGCTGAGTTTACAGATCATTTTTGCAAGCAGAGGATGCGCTGCCAGGAACGGATGCTGTGACTTGAAATCTTTAACTTGCATTTATTATCAAAGTCATACTGTTTACATCTGTAATGTCAACAAGATGCCACAACTACAAAAAAAGATTGTGCACATTGCCGTTTCAATGCAAAAAACAGTAAAATGGAAATCCATTtgttaaaaaagtaattaaaattactCCAGAAAGCAACTGAATTGTTTTTAACACCTTTACATCCAGTCAAATTAAAATGgttaacaagaaaaaatacaaattcaaaaaATCTGGTATCAGTGTTAAAAAGGCAACTACTTAAGCGTTTCTATCAATTCGCACGTCGATCTCCCTCCCACGGAGCTGTATCCCGTTCATCATACGGCAGGCTCGCTCGGCTACTTCTGGGGACTCAAATCTAACCACACCACAGCCTTTAGACTTCCCGTTCTCCATCTTGATATCAGCGTACAGCACATGAccttgggaagaaaagaaagggtcTTGGTTTAACCCAGCAGGTAACACGTAATTCTCCATCAAATCATAGTTCTCTACCTTAAGTAGACCTTAGAAATTACCACTACATTGAAACTGCAAGCTTTACCAAGTCATTGCTTTAAAGAACCCTTCTCAGTTTGAGAGATGAATTAATTCAAACCCTTTCTCTCAATTCTCGCTCCAGCGGCAGCACCGGAAGCAGATGAACAGAACAAAGCACAAGCTCACAAGCCCCATCCGACTTGTGAACACTTTGCATTGCAACTGCCCCCCCGGATGGGCCGGGACTTGGTTTTGCCATTAGACAAGGAGCACAAGATACTGGGGAGCAAGGTACAGCAAGGCACAGCAACCGCtgccatgagaaaaaaaaaaaagacatcctgAAGCTGAAGAGCACACCTCAACAGTCAGTAGCtcaattcagaatatttttaatttttttttaattttttttaatttaaggacaGTTTTCCCAGACAATGATGTTAATTTAAAGAATCTCTGCAGGTGCTCTTCAGCAGTTCTCGGGACTTTCATATGTCTATTCCTATCTCCAAAGCAGCTACCTACATGATAAACCCAGCCCCCGAGATGTAGAAGGGAACAGAAGCTTAGAAAAATCACACATATAACCCAGTTGATAACTGGGTTATCAAATGGCCaggcatttatttctcttttcaacaCCGCAGAAATCTCACTAGTACAGCAGGGATAGTGAACATCCTCACTCACAACACTTGTCAACGTAAAGATCTAGTATTTCAGTAAGTCTGAGTGACATGTTAGTTAAGAGACTCGTATCGGGCACATACAGATCCAGGAGTTACCGGTTTAATTCATATTCAAGTGTCAGAGTAATTACCAGTGATAAAGTAACTTACCACATTCATTAAATTTATCTTTCAGCATTTTCCATGTAAAATCAAAAGGCAGCTGTGAAAATACAAGAACAGATCATTATTGAAGATCTGCTGAACAACTCGCAAGCGCTGCCAACTcttcaaaacatattttccacCCCGGGACAGCCACTGTTCAGCATCATCATTTACAGATGCAGAGAGCTCTCCTGTTAAGGAAAAGCCAATCTAACTCACTCTACCTTTGGCAGCATCTAATATTTCCCAGTATTTGATATTCTGAGTAATCAATCGAGCACAGATGAGATCAACATGTCAGTACCGATTAATTTCAGGAGGAAGGAGAGGTAGGAAGAAGGCTACTCACATTTCTCACAAATATCTGACAGGCTTTTCTGGCCACCCCAGCTGCAGGTCCTCCAGTTCCTCCAAGGGAGCCTGCAAAATTGCCTGCAAAGTTTCCACGTTCCATGTCCATTGTTCTTTCAAAATTGCTTCCCATTGCAAGTCCCATTCGATCTATGCCTGCTCCCATGCCCTGTCCCATAGCGGGACCCATTCTTTCCATATTAGTGGCTCCAATGCGCTCCAAGCCCATCCTCTCCATACCAGCAGCACCCATACGATCTATTCCTATTCTTTCCATAGGAGTGGCACCTATACGATCCAAACCAGCCGGCATCCTCTCTATCACCTGACCCATTCCAGTTCCCATTCCAGCAGGGACCATACGCTCCATACCTATACCCATCCTCTCCATGCCAGAACCCATACGTTCTACGCCTGATCCCATTCTGTCCATAGTGGTGCCAACACGGTCAATGGCGGCACCCATCCTCTCGATACCGAAGCCTATGCCAGACCCCATCCTCTCAATGCCGGACCCCATCCTCTCGATAGCCGGGCCCATCCTCTCTATGTTAGGAGCGATGTGATCTATGCCCAGAGGGGCCATTCGATCGATTCCTGACCCCATTCGCTCCACGTTGGAGCTCATGCGATCCAAAACAAGACCCATCCTGTCTATTTCTGACCCTACTCTCTCCATCCCATGTCCCATCCCGGAAGGTATTCTTTCTATTCCCGAGCCCATACGATCAATGCCAGGTGCCATCCTCTCAATCCCAGGAATGCTGGCATTTCCACCACCTGCAACACAACACACAGATTATCAGTAATAAtacatggataaaaaaaaaaaaagcagccctaaTTCATGCTTACACGACTTAAATGCTTTAAACTTTATCATCATTCAGAAGAGTGATTGTAAACTGTGTGCTTTGCTGCTGTAGAATATGAAGGaaagtttttatttcagataCTAAAAAGAGCTgatgtgcccttatggccaaggcggccaatggcatcctggggtgcatcaaaagcatggccagcaggtggagggaggtcatcctccccctctcccctgccctggggaggccccatctggagcactgggtccagtcctgggctccccagttcaagaaggacagggaactgctggagagggtacagcagagggctatgaagatcatgaggggactagaacacctctgttatggggaaaggctgagggacttgggtctgtttagtctggagaagagaagactgaggggggatctcatcaacacctataaatacttcaagggggggtgtcaggaggatggggccagtcttttttcagtggtgcccagggacaggacaagaggtgatgggcacaaactagaacatgggaagttccaccaaaacacgaggaggaacttctttcctgtgagggtggcagagccctggaacaggctgcccagagaggtggtggagtctccttctctggagacattccaaacccgcctggacacgttcctgtgggatctgctctgggtgaccctgctctggcagggggttggagatgatctccagaggtcccttccaacctcaaccattctgtgattctgcaattaCACAGATGATGATGACTACAACACATGATTCAGGGGAGTGCTCACCTCCAACCACATACTATAGGTGGGAAGGAGAAACATTTATCCCTTCACTAAGGAGCTTAACTTCTCTACACACAAACAAAGCCTTccaaaaaaaacaaaggagacaATTTTGAAGGCATATGCAAGCCTAGGGGAAGATTAGGTGgtaataaaaatagtattttaaatataatcttAGCTGCTGGCTGTCCTGTGCAGTACGCTGGGGATTATACTGCAATAATAATTTAGTAACTGAAATTGTAGTTCAAATCCAGATTGCTTGGAAGAGGACTGAAGTCACGTCATCCTCACCACGCAACTCAGATTGCTTCTGCAAAGCCAGGAAAAGACTTTTATAAGAAAAGCTTCCCAAACCTAAGAGCCCTCTTATCACCAGAGCTCCAAGAAAAAGTATGCAAGAACCACAGCAGAAAGGCCGTGATAAAGTCACAACACACGCTTGGCCCTTTAATggggaaagaaatacaaaaaggtTGCCCGTGCCATAAAACACAAGCAAGAAAAGGGTTTCTATATTTGCCTCTTTAAAATCCCTTGGCTGAGTTGTCCTGACTCTGCTACAGGGACTTCTACTTCCCGCAGCAAAAAGGAACAGTTTGGGCCATTTTGCTGTTATACAAAGGATCTTAGATTATCTGTCAAATCAAATTTAGCACTGCAGccctgtagaaaaaaataatattgaatttGATACCTGAGGGGGAAAAAGCCTTGAAGGAAGCCTGTGTTTCAATTATTTACGTATACTTAAGAGAAACAAGATATATCTCCCTAAGGTGAGCCCATGCTCAAGAAAACTGAAGCAATGACATTTGCAAACAGCTCTCGTCCTGCTTCAGTATTTCAAGTTTCAGTAGTACCTTAAATAACACAGAATGGGTTTGGGTTATGTGACATTTGTACTTGCACAAGCAAgttggctttccttttttttaatgaacaaaaaacagcaataaacatTTAGTATTTCTTCAGCTGAAAGCCATCAGtgttgtgcatttatttttaggaGTCTTCCAGAAAAGGGTTAATCCCATGCAGGCAGAGCCAACTCTTGGTTATTAAATGTTGTGATTTAGTCAGGAAGCAAATAAAATCAATTCTGTAaactgggaagggagggaggtctGCCTACTTTGAGACATTTAGGTTCAGCTTTGCTGCAAAATTCCATAGTTTTGAGTGCTTTGTTGTGGAAATAGTCCAATATTTCCACAACTTGCTAGGAAGCTAAATGTTATATAggcaaagagaaggagcagggctttgttttcactgaaaaaaaatagtatcttgcCAGTAGCATTTCAAAAATGGACAACTGCCAGAGAAGCTGAcagtctaaaaatatttttttagtcttCTACTAATCTTTTTTGAGAAGTGTCTCAATGTGTAATATTGCTTATCTATTTAAATATTCTATCCCTCAAAACTTCTGTACAGCTCTTAGGAGTTTAATCAAAACCAAACTATTAAagcaaatatacatataaaatatcaCCTATTTTGCTataacaaaacacacacaatttTTATGTACAGTTCAGGTGTGAAAAGCAGGTAGTAAGTGTACTTAGTGTTATTTACCTATTCCTCTCTCCAAAGTCTCTCCAAAACTACGAGACATTCCCATTTCATTTCTTCCAAATTCTCTTTCAAATCCTCCACCCATCGCACGATCCATCTCTGAAAAGGTTAAGTTTGATCTTTTCTTCATGACGTCTAAATAAGTCCCGAGAGAACATTTTAATACAGTGATCATTTTAAACAACAAGGCAAGTTCTTTATTACATTCTCCTGATCTTTTTATCAGGTCTTcttgagaccaaaaaaaaaaacccccaagaaaaAGAAGGACTCATCTCAATATGGACAAACACATTTTAGGCATCATTTTGCCCTGAGAAGTCTTACTGGTGAACATGGATAGAGCATAGTTTATCTCTTTCTAAATGAGTCCTTCAAGACAACCTCAACACATCACTTATTTTCTGCAGCTCAGAGGCCACGAGTGAGTTGTGGTCACCGTGTCAGCTCTAAGCTTTTAAGTTTTACCAGTAAAAACTGAGGAGagggaaattacagaatcacagaatcttcatggttgaaaaggacctctgagatcactgagtccaaccatacacacacagaagacccccacaatctcggccactaaagcatgccctgaagtgccacatctacacgtttcttaaatacctccagggttggtgactccaccacctccctgggcaggccgttccagtgcctgaccactctctcagtaaagtaattcttcctaatatctaatctaaacctcccctgccgcaacttcagaccatttcctctggtcctgtcattattcccttgggagaagaggccaacacccacccaatgaggtctcccctcagcctcctcttctccaaactaaacatgcccagttccctcagcctctcctcatatgacttgtctctagacccctcaccagcttggtagctctcttACAAGTCTAGAGAGTCTCTCCAGAGTTACACTTTCAGAGAACACAAGTCAGGAGTTGAATatacaaaaaacaaaaagcacctACCGCTCATTCTGCCCATGTTCATCCCAGCTGGGAAGCGACCAATGTTTTCCATACCGCCAAAAGGACCTTCCATTcctagaagaaaacattttttcagcaaTTCTTTAGCAATGCATTTCAACTTAACACTGCACTTCACCCACATCAGCTGCTTCCACAGACCATTTCCACAGGCATCAAGACAACTCTCTATCACAGATTCACAAAACAGAATTTGCTCAGAATATCTCCCAAACCAAGGAGCAGTTTTAACAAGACCCATGACAAAAACACTGGTCATGTTTTATCTGAGGTATTGACCCCTTCCCATACACCtacagtatttttatta
This region of Numenius arquata chromosome 25, bNumArq3.hap1.1, whole genome shotgun sequence genomic DNA includes:
- the HNRNPM gene encoding heterogeneous nuclear ribonucleoprotein M isoform X1 codes for the protein MAATAAVAAASESAGGKMEEPAAGAAAAAAATAAPAPPPPNGAGNAGDAPPKSEGERPSQNEKRKEKSVKRGGNRFEPYANPAKRYRAFITNIPFDVKWQSLKDLVKEKVGEVTYVELLMDAEGKSRGCAVVEFKMEESMKKAAEVLNKHSLGGRPLKVKEDPDGEHARRAMQKVMAAAGGMGIGPGPGGPGMINIPPSILNNPNIPNEIIHALQAGRLGSTVFVANLDYKVGWKKLKEVFSMAGVVVRADILEDKDGKSRGIGTVTFEQAIEAVQAISMFNGQLLFDRPMHVKMDERAFPKGDFFPPERPQQLPHGLGGIGMGLGPGGQPIDANHLNKGMGMGNMGPGGMGMEGMGFGMNKMGGMEGPFGGMENIGRFPAGMNMGRMSDVMKKRSNLTFSEMDRAMGGGFEREFGRNEMGMSRSFGETLERGIGGGNASIPGIERMAPGIDRMGSGIERIPSGMGHGMERVGSEIDRMGLVLDRMSSNVERMGSGIDRMAPLGIDHIAPNIERMGPAIERMGSGIERMGSGIGFGIERMGAAIDRVGTTMDRMGSGVERMGSGMERMGIGMERMVPAGMGTGMGQVIERMPAGLDRIGATPMERIGIDRMGAAGMERMGLERIGATNMERMGPAMGQGMGAGIDRMGLAMGSNFERTMDMERGNFAGNFAGSLGGTGGPAAGVARKACQIFVRNLPFDFTWKMLKDKFNECGHVLYADIKMENGKSKGCGVVRFESPEVAERACRMMNGIQLRGREIDVRIDRNA
- the HNRNPM gene encoding heterogeneous nuclear ribonucleoprotein M isoform X2, with the protein product MAATAAVAAASESAGGKMEEPAAGAAAAAAATAAPAPPPPNGAGNAGDAPPKSEGERPSQNEKRKEKSVKRGGNRFEPYANPAKRYRAFITNIPFDVKWQSLKDLVKEKVGEVTYVELLMDAEGKSRGCAVVEFKMEESMKKAAEVLNKHSLGGRPLKVKEDPDGEHARRAMQKVMAAAGGMGIGPGPGGPGMINIPPSILNNPNIPNEIIHALQAGRLGSTVFVANLDYKVGWKKLKEVFSMAGVVVRADILEDKDGKSRGIGTVTFEQAIEAVQAISMFNGQLLFDRPMHVKMDERAFPKGDFFPPERPQQLPHGLGGIGMGLGPGGQPIDANHLNKGMGMGNMGPGGMGMEGMGFGMNKMGGMEGPFGGMENIGRFPAGMNMGRMSEMDRAMGGGFEREFGRNEMGMSRSFGETLERGIGGGNASIPGIERMAPGIDRMGSGIERIPSGMGHGMERVGSEIDRMGLVLDRMSSNVERMGSGIDRMAPLGIDHIAPNIERMGPAIERMGSGIERMGSGIGFGIERMGAAIDRVGTTMDRMGSGVERMGSGMERMGIGMERMVPAGMGTGMGQVIERMPAGLDRIGATPMERIGIDRMGAAGMERMGLERIGATNMERMGPAMGQGMGAGIDRMGLAMGSNFERTMDMERGNFAGNFAGSLGGTGGPAAGVARKACQIFVRNLPFDFTWKMLKDKFNECGHVLYADIKMENGKSKGCGVVRFESPEVAERACRMMNGIQLRGREIDVRIDRNA